A stretch of DNA from Candidatus Binatia bacterium:
ATCCGGTATCCATGGCGATCCAGCCCAGGCGTGAGAAAACCGCCGCCCGCTGCGGGGTATGGCCGAAAACCACCGTCTGGGGCAGCCCATGGCGCTGGCCGAGAAATTCCTCGCGGATCCACAGGAGATCATCGCGATGCTGGTCGGCGAGCGGAATCCCGGGGCGCACCCCGGCATGGACGAAGAGGTAGTCGCCTTCCTGATGGTGGAGTCGCAGAGATTCCTCCAGAAAGCGCCGATGGGTCTCGGGCAGGACCGAGCGGAACTTCTCGGGCGTCGCCGCCTCGGGATCCAGCCCGTAACTCGCGACGGTAGACGCCCCGCCGGCCCGCAGGAAGATGCTGCCGCGCGCGCCTTCCATGCCGAGGAAGTCCATCATCATTTCCTCGTGGTTGCCGCGCAGAAATACCGTCCCGGGCAGCCGCGCCTGCAAGTCGACCAGCAGCGCGATCACCTCATTGGATGCCGGGCCGCGGTCGACGTAGTCACCGAGAAAAACCAGTCGGTCTTCGGGACGCGGAGCCACCTCTCGAAGGAGGATGGCGAGCTCTCGAGCGGATCCGTGGATGTCTCCGATACAGAGCAGGCGGCCTTCGTGCGAGCTGCTCTCCGAGTCGCGATCCAATCCCGTCATCACGACCGCGTCTCGCCCTTGGCGAGCAGGCGAGTCACGCGTTCGGGATCGTTCAGGATTTCGAGTGCGGCCGCATACGGGTCCTTGTCGCCGCGCTCGACCTCACCAGCGAGCGATTCCTCGCAGGCAGCAAGACCGCGCTCGAGCCTCAGAAGGACCTCTTCTCGCAGAACCTCCTGCCATTCGACGCGACCGCCACGACGCAGTGCGGTCGCGCCCGAAGCCGCATGAGCTTCGAGCGAGGAGACCAGCTCGTCGACGCCCTTTCCGGAAGTTGCCTCGGTCAGCAGGACCGGAACCGACCAACCTGATGCGGGGCGCATATGCAGCATCACGTCGATCTCGTTTTTCAGACGGCGGGCCCCCTCGCGATCGGCCTTGTTCACGACGAAAATATTCGCGATCTCGAGAAGCCCTGCCTTCATCACCTGAATGGTATCGCCCGCTTCGGGAACCAGAACGACGACAGTGGTCTCGGCCAGACGCATCACATCGAGCTCGGTTTGTCCGACGCCCACGGTCTCGACAAGGACCACATCAAAGCCGAAGGCATCGAGCAGATGAACGACCTCGCGCGTGGGTCGAGCGAGACCTCCATGCCGGCCTCGTGTCGACAAGCTGCGGATAAAGACACCCGAGTCGAGAAAATGATCCTGCATCCGCACCCGGTCGCCGAGGATCGCCCCTCCCGAAAAAGGACTCGAGGGGTCCACCGCAACCACGCCTACGGTCTTGCCCTGCTCACGCAATCGCCGAATCAGCGCATCCGTCAGGGTGGACTTGCCCGCCCCCGGCGGACCCGTGACACCGATCACGCGGGCTCGCCCGCAACGCCCATAGACCGATTGCATCGCATCGGCCGCGCCCGGAGCGCGATTCTCGACCAGGCTGATCAGCCTCGCCAGACCGCGCCGGTCGCCGGCGGTGAACTTTTCCATTATTTCTTCGATGCGCATGGTCCTTCCCTAGGATTCCATGCCCGGAGGCGGAACAAAAGTAGCTGCGGAAAAATCCAGACGATCTGCGAGCAAGGGTGCCAGTCGCCGCGCAAAACCCTCCGGGTTCGGCGCCTCGCCACCACGTTCATTTTCCACGCTCGTTGCGACCACTCCCGCAAGCCCGCACGGAGCCAGTCCCATGAAGCCCTCGGTAGCGCGAGAATCAAGGTTCACCGATGCCCCGTGCAGGGTCACGCCGCGCTGCACGGCGAGACCGATCGATGCGATTTTTCGCGAGGCGGGTGGTCCGTCGACAAAGAGCCCGGGCGCCCCGGCCTGACACCATGTTTCGACGCCCTCGAGACGCAGTCCCTCCTGCAATCCCCGCGTCATTCCTTCCACGAAAGCCCGGACGCCGCGCCCTGCCGCACGCAACGGCAGGACCGGATACACCACCAGCTGTCCGGGGCCATGCCACGTCAGATCACCACCCCGATTGGTGCGGCTGACGGGCGTACCGCTCGCAGTCAGTCGAGCCTCGACCTCACCCGGCAGAACCGAATGACGGCCGATCGTGAACTGCGCGGGATGCTCGAGAAAAAGCATCCCGCCGGCATACGTTCCCGCCGCCACCCGCCGCGCCAATCCTTCCTGATAGAGCCGCGCCGTGGCGTAGTCCTGAAGACCCAGATAACTGCACGCAAGCGAGCTCATGGTCGAGATTATAGCAGGTCCCCCACCGACGCGTGAGCCCGCTTATAAACCTCAATTCTCGTCCGCGAGGCCGCAACGCCGCATCCGGCGCCACAAAGTGACCCGCGAGATCCCCAGCGCTCGCGCCGCATCCTCGCGGCGCCACCGATGTTGCTCGAGCGCTTGCCGCAGGCTTTCGGCTTCGAGGTAGTTCATCGCCGCGGCGTCGGTCCGCTCTCGGGAGGTCGGCTCGCTCACCCGGTTATTCCCGGATTCGGCCTGGGGCAGACCTTGGAGGGCGACGACTTTGTGCAGCCTTCCTGCCGGTCCCGGCCGAGCCGGGAGAGCGCGCTGGCCAGCGATCGCCACTCTCCATGCGTGTTCCCATCCCACCGCCGGGGCAAGCGCCGCCACTCGCTCGGCCAGGTTCGCCAACTCGCGCACGTTGCCCGGCCATGAGCGTTGCCGAAGGCGTACCAACTGCTCCGGTGGCGGGGGCACCCCGGGCGCGTCGCCGCCGGCACTCCGTGCGAGCAGGTCGAGCAAGAGTTCGGGTAAATCATCTAGGCGATCGCGAAGAGACGGAACAGCGATCCGCAACACATCCAATCGGTAGAAGAGGTCGGCCCGGAACAGACCCCGAACGACCAGATCGGCAAGATTCTCGTTGGTCGCGACCACAAGCCGCAGGTCCGCTCGCCGCATACGTTCCGAACCCAGTGCGCGAAATTCTCTTTCCTGAACCAACCGCAGCAGCTTTGCCTGCTGGGCTAGTGGGAGATTCTCGATCTCGTCGAGAAACAAGGTTCCTCCGGAGGCGGCAGCGACCAGACCTCGCCGAGCGCCCACAGCACCTGTGAAGGCCCCACGCTCGTGACCGAAAAGTTCGCTCTCGAAAAGGGACTCGGCGAGAGCACCACAGTCCACAGACGAAAACGGACCCGCCGAGCGCCGACCCTCCTCGTGAACCGCGCGTGCCACCAACTCCTTGCCGGCACCCGTCTCGCCCTCGATGAGGACTGTTCCATCGGCAACCGCATAGAGTCTGATCGCGTCGCGCAAGGCAACAACGGCCGCACTCGATCCGAGAATTCTGTCGATCCCCCGCCCCATGGTCGGGACTTAGCCGCGCCCGGCATAAATATGGATGGCAGGAAGGCCAAGAACTACGGCCTCGGTTCCATCAATTGCGATCTGGAGCAAAGTTTTTTCGGGCCTTGGCGGGCTTCCCGGCTTCAGACGAAAGCAGGTTTGTCCGAAGAACTCTCAGATGCCCTTTTGTCGCCGACTTGCATGCGGCGGCAAAGGGTTGCATCCAACGAGTATGACTTCAGATGGAGACACGCCCCCCATACGCAGGCCATGGTACAAGAACCCCGCGATCGGCGCCGGGCTCTTTCTCATGGTTCTCGGGATCGGCAATTGGTTCACCGGGGAGGTCAATACTTCCCGGCATCAGGCCGTGGCCCTCGGTCTGGAGTCCTCGCGCATCGGACGGACCCCAAGCGCCGAGGAAATCGAGATCGCCCGCGCCCGCATGGATTTTTACCACGTTGTCGCCACGGGCGGCCGAGCATTGACCTCGCTGGGTGTCCTGATAGCCACGCTGGGTGTTGCAAGACAGCTCCGATCATAGGCAAATCCCTCTGGAGACCAAAAATACCACTTCGGAACCCCCATCCAATCAAATGAAACGAAACGAACCCGAAATCTTCTTTCCTGCCGGCCGCTCCCTCCGCGGGAACACCGAAGGCTGGCCTTTGCCCAAGGCGCAGCGCGTCATCCTGGGACGGGCCGCGCCGACCAATATGCCGATTCTCCTGGTCCGGGCGAGCGGCGAATGGTTTCTCCGCATCGCCGAGGCTGTGCATCGCCAGAGCGAACGCGACCATTTCCTGCCCCGCGATCTCCAGCAGTCGTCGCATATCCGTTGTCCGGACGAGGCGATCAGCAAACGGGCCACTCTCGCGCTCGACGGGATCGAACACCTCAGCCTTCCCGACCAGGAATCCCTGCTCGACGACCTGGCGCTCCGACAGCCGCGTCTCATCAGCGGGAGCGCGCTGAGCCTCGACCAGCTCCATCAACGTCTTCTCCCCGAACTCCTCTACCTTCTCGCGGCCGTCGATCTGGACACCCCGGCCATCTCCGCGGATGCCCGCCATATGCTCGAGGCCGCGGAGGAACGTATCGCGACATTGGCCCACGATTTCCATCGGCCAGTGCCCGCTCTCGCCGAGTCGGCCCGTGAGGCTCTCGCTCGTCATATCTGGCGGGGCGAAGATGCCGAACTTGACGGCACTCTCGCCCGCACCCTGCTCGCCCTCCCGGAAGACGCCGCCATCGAGGCAGCGGATCTGGTCTGGAGTGCCGGTGGCGCGCCCGGGACAGAGGCCACCTCGAATGAACGGATCGCGCCGGCCGCGACTGAACCGGGGCTCCCCCCGTCAGCGGCCCCTCGGGCGACCGTCCGAGACGACGCGAACGCTCCGCTGCCGGAAGCGAGCACGCAGCCGCAGGCCGCGTCTCTGCCGAACGGAATTCTGCCGAGCGCGGAGTTGCCAAACGCTGCGTTGCCAACCGCGGAGTTGGCCAGCGCAGAGCTGCATCACTCGGCCGCTCCAGTTGCTCCTGCCGGAAATCACGAAGCATCCAGCCACGATGCTGCAAATGCTGCGGGCCACGAGAAGGCGCAACCAAATTCGGCGGTGCCCGATTCAGTCGCCGAGAGCCCTGCTTCGACCTCCGGCGGTGCCGTCCCCCCAAACGGCAAGCTGGGGCGTGGGCAAAGCACGGTTGAATCGATCGCGGTCGAACTCGCCCATCATCTGAAGAACCCCCTGGTGACCCTGAAAACCTTCGTCACGAATGCCGGACGTCTGGGCGAAGACCCCGAGAAACTCGCCCGTTTCAGCACTCTGGCCGAGGAATCGATCGGACGAATGGATGCGACCCTCGACGAGTTGATGGATTTTGCACGACTTCAGGCCGAAGAGCCGCGTTCCATCGATGTCCTCGGCTGCTTTCGCGCGGCATTGCGAGACGTATGGGCGGGTCTCGATGCCAAGAAAGTCCAGCTCGAGGGCCCCACAGATGAGGGGTTCCGTTCGGCCCTGCCCCCCACCCATCTCACCTTCGCCTTTCGCACGCTGGCCAGATATCTCGAAGAAGCCGTCGAACCCCGCGGCACGCTGACCATCGAGCAAGCCAGCGAATCCAGCCTGGAGGTCCGATTTCCGGAGGCCCAGAGCCAACGCCATCTCCGGGAAGCCCTGCTCAATAGCGACGAGAGTTTTCCTCTGTCCCTGTTGCTGGTAAGAGGCGCTCTGGTGCAAGGTGGAGCGACTTTCGCGGTGGAGCGCACCGAATCCGAGCTTCGTCTGCTACTGGGGTTCCCCCAGCCATAGGCGAAACCCTTTCGAGGACTCGCCGCAGCAATGAAGGAATTCAGCACATTGTCAGAATCGGCGAGATCAGAGGAAAAAACCCGGACGCGTTGTCGCGTCCTCGTCATCGACGACGAGGAAGGGATCCGCGAGTCCCTGCGGCTCCTCCTCGAGGACGATTTTGACGTCTCCGTTGCTGCTTCCGGAGAAGAAGGGCTCGAGGCGGCAAAACTGGAGCGCCCCGACGCCATCTTGCTGGATGTGGTGATGCCCGGCATTGACGGGCTGGAGACCCTCGAACGGCTGCATGCAGCCTACCCCGAAGTTCCGGTGATCATGGTCACCGCGACCCGGACGGTAAAAACGGCCGTCGAAGCCATCAAGCTGGGCGCCTACGACTATGTCCAGAAGCCATTCGAGATCGAGGAGCTGCGCATTCTGCTGGGCAATGCCACGCATACAGCCGAACTCGAGCGGGAGGTCGATGCGCTGCGCTCCGAGGTCGGTCGGCGCTACCATCTGGGAAATATCATCGGACGTTCCGAGGGCATGCAAAGTGTCTTCAAGAAGGTCGCTCAAGTCGCCCCCCTGCCAACGACCGTTCTGATCATGGGCGAAAGCGGAACCGGCAAAGAGTTGATTGCCCGCGCGCTCCACTACCAGAGTCCGCGTTCCTCGCGCCCCATGACCGCCCTGAACTGCGCGGCGATCCCCGAGACCCTGATCGAAAGCGAACTTTTCGGCCACGAGCGTGGCGCCTTCACGGGGGCCGACCGACAAAAGCGCGGGCTCTTCGAATCAGCCGACAACGGAACGATATTTCTCGACGAAATCGGCGAGTTGCAACCGGCGCTGCAGGCCAAGTTGCTGCGGGTACTCGAAAGTGGCGAGTTCATTCGGGTCGGCGGCCAGTCGCCGATCTCCGTCGATGTCCGCATCATTGCCGCCACGAATCGGAAACTCGAGGAGGCTATCGAGGATGGTTCCTTCCGGCAGGATCTGTACTACCGGCTCAATGTTGTCGCCTTTGAACTCCCGCCTCTGCGCGAACGGCGAGAGGACCTGGCGCTGCTGATCACCCATTTCGTCTCGAACAAAGCCAGCGACCTCGGCGTCGAGGAGCGCCAATTCGCTCCGGAAACTATCGAGCGATTGTTGCGCTATCGCTGGCCGGGCAATGTCCGGGAGCTCGAGAATCTCATCGAGCGCCTTTTGGTGCTCTCGGCGCCGGGGCCGGTATCCCCCGAGGAACTGCCCAGCTCGATGTCCCAGGACCTCCCCTCCGAGGCTCCCGCGAGCCGCCGCGAAGTTCTGACGGGCGAAAAGAGCCTCTCGGATGCCGTCGACGAGTTTGAACGCGGGCTCATTCAGGAGGCTCTGCATCAGGCGGAGTTCAACCAGACTCGTGCGGCCGAGGTCCTGGGGACGACCCGGCGCATCCTGAAGTACCGTATGGACAAGCTCGCGATAGCGGACCGGCGCTGAAAATCAGGTATAATAGGGTCAGGTCGGGTAACTTGACTCCCGGATAACCGGGTACTAGCGCGAAAGATATAGATGGCACAGGGAAATCCGCAGATGCAGACGGGCGCCGCAGCCGCTCCCGACTGGCAGCCAATCAGTCGCCGGGAGGCGATTCGGGCGCTCTCGGCAACGGGAGAGGAACTCGAGCATCTGCTCAAAGAATCCCGGACCCTGCGCGATGCCGGCAAGGGGCGCGTCGTCACCTATTCCCCGAAAGCCTTTTTCCCGGTCACGAACCTCTGCCGCGACCGCTGCGCCTACTGCACCTTCCGTCGCGATGAGGATGAGGCGGGCGCCTGGACCATGCAACCGGAAGAGATCCGCAGCTGGTCCGAACGCGCCGAATCGCTCGGCTGCATTGAAGCCTTGATGTGCCTCGGCGACCGGCCCGAGGACAACTCCCCCCGCTACCGGGAATGGCTCCGCTCCGAAGGAATGGCCTCCACAATCGAGTACGTGGGCAAGGCCTGCGACATCGCCCTTGAGCAAGGTCTTCTCCCGCACTCCAACCCCGGGCTCATGGGACCGGAAGATTACGCTCTGCTGAAACCTAGCAACGTCAGTCTCGGGATGATGCTCGAATCCGTCAGTCCCAAACTCCGACAAAAGGGCGAAGTCCATTACTATGCCCCTGACAAGGACCCCGAAAAGCGGCTCCGAGTCCTCGAAGATGCGGGCGAAGCGCAGGTGCCTTTTACGACCGGAATTCTGCTCGGTATCGGTGAGAGCCTCGAAGATCGGGTCGATTCGTTATTGGCCATCGCAGATACCCACAATCGGCATGGCCATATTCAGGAAATCATCATCCAGAACTTCCGCGCGAAACCCGAGATTCCCATGGCAGGTGCCGCAGAACCGGATACTCTGGACCTTGTGCGTACGATCGTTGTCGCTCGGCTTCTGACTGGCCCGAAAATGAATATTCAGGTGCCCCCGAACCTCTCGGATGCGTCATCGCTCCCTCCCTTGCTGGAAAGCGGGATCAATGACCTCGGCGGCATCTCCCCGCTGACCCCGGACTATGTGAACCCGGAGGCCCCGTGGCCCCATTTGGGCGCGTTGGAGCGCGCCTGCGCCGCCGAGGGCTTCGAATTGCGGCCCAGACTCCCGATTTACGATGAATTCATCAATCGTCCGGGATTCCTCGACAAGAACCTTGCTGAACCGGTACGAATACACCAGAGGGCCGTCGCACAAAGAGGCTCTGGCAAAGGGAACGAAGGGAAAGCAACATGAGTTCGATGGCAGATCAGATCCGCGAGGTCCTCCCCGAAGGAGCCTCGGTTGCGGCCCATCTGACGGCATCCTCACCGATGATCGGCAGAATTCTCGAGAAGAGCCTCAGCAAGACGCGAATCTCCGAGGAAGACGCTCTGGCCCTCCTCCACACCGAGGGGGATGACCTCAAGGCGCTCATCGCGACCGCTGATGCCATCCGGAAGGAAGACGTCGGCGACGAAGTTACCTACGTCGTGAATCGCAACATCAATTTCACGAACGTCTGTTTCGTGGGCTGTCAATTCTGCGCGTTCAAACGTCAACGCTGGGAGAGCGACGCCTACTACCACGATGACGAAACACTCCTGGGAAAAATTCAGGAAGGGATCGACCGCGGGGCCACCGAGATCTGCATGCAGGGCGGCATCAATGCCCAAATGAAGCCGGATACCTACAAACGCCTCCTGATCGAGATCAAGACAGCCTTCCCCGACCTTCACGTCCATGCCTTCTCGCCGATGGAAATCCTTTACGGCGCGCGACGTGCCAAGCAGACATTCGAAGAGTTTCTGGGCGAACTCAAGGACGAAGGTCTGGGAAGCATTCCAGGGACAGCAGCCGAAATTCTCGATGACGAAGTACGAGAGATTCTGTCTTACAAGAAAGTCGACACCCAGCAGTGGATCGATATCGTGACAGCGGCGCATCGCCTGGGAATTCCGTCGACCTCCACGATCATGTACGGCCACGTCGAAAAGCCCCATCATATAGCCGCCCACCTTGCCCTCTTGCGGCGCCTGCAAGATGAGACCGGTGGTTTCACCGAGTTCGTGCCGCTGCGGTTCATT
This window harbors:
- a CDS encoding metallophosphoesterase family protein — protein: MTGLDRDSESSSHEGRLLCIGDIHGSARELAILLREVAPRPEDRLVFLGDYVDRGPASNEVIALLVDLQARLPGTVFLRGNHEEMMMDFLGMEGARGSIFLRAGGASTVASYGLDPEAATPEKFRSVLPETHRRFLEESLRLHHQEGDYLFVHAGVRPGIPLADQHRDDLLWIREEFLGQRHGLPQTVVFGHTPQRAAVFSRLGWIAMDTGCCYGGLLSCLDLTGGVLHEIRRDEDVVSARQVGD
- the meaB gene encoding methylmalonyl Co-A mutase-associated GTPase MeaB, with the translated sequence MRIEEIMEKFTAGDRRGLARLISLVENRAPGAADAMQSVYGRCGRARVIGVTGPPGAGKSTLTDALIRRLREQGKTVGVVAVDPSSPFSGGAILGDRVRMQDHFLDSGVFIRSLSTRGRHGGLARPTREVVHLLDAFGFDVVLVETVGVGQTELDVMRLAETTVVVLVPEAGDTIQVMKAGLLEIANIFVVNKADREGARRLKNEIDVMLHMRPASGWSVPVLLTEATSGKGVDELVSSLEAHAASGATALRRGGRVEWQEVLREEVLLRLERGLAACEESLAGEVERGDKDPYAAALEILNDPERVTRLLAKGETRS
- the lipB gene encoding lipoyl(octanoyl) transferase LipB; the encoded protein is MSSLACSYLGLQDYATARLYQEGLARRVAAGTYAGGMLFLEHPAQFTIGRHSVLPGEVEARLTASGTPVSRTNRGGDLTWHGPGQLVVYPVLPLRAAGRGVRAFVEGMTRGLQEGLRLEGVETWCQAGAPGLFVDGPPASRKIASIGLAVQRGVTLHGASVNLDSRATEGFMGLAPCGLAGVVATSVENERGGEAPNPEGFARRLAPLLADRLDFSAATFVPPPGMES
- a CDS encoding sigma 54-interacting transcriptional regulator, with amino-acid sequence MGRGIDRILGSSAAVVALRDAIRLYAVADGTVLIEGETGAGKELVARAVHEEGRRSAGPFSSVDCGALAESLFESELFGHERGAFTGAVGARRGLVAAASGGTLFLDEIENLPLAQQAKLLRLVQEREFRALGSERMRRADLRLVVATNENLADLVVRGLFRADLFYRLDVLRIAVPSLRDRLDDLPELLLDLLARSAGGDAPGVPPPPEQLVRLRQRSWPGNVRELANLAERVAALAPAVGWEHAWRVAIAGQRALPARPGPAGRLHKVVALQGLPQAESGNNRVSEPTSRERTDAAAMNYLEAESLRQALEQHRWRREDAARALGISRVTLWRRMRRCGLADEN
- a CDS encoding histidine kinase dimerization/phospho-acceptor domain-containing protein → MKRNEPEIFFPAGRSLRGNTEGWPLPKAQRVILGRAAPTNMPILLVRASGEWFLRIAEAVHRQSERDHFLPRDLQQSSHIRCPDEAISKRATLALDGIEHLSLPDQESLLDDLALRQPRLISGSALSLDQLHQRLLPELLYLLAAVDLDTPAISADARHMLEAAEERIATLAHDFHRPVPALAESAREALARHIWRGEDAELDGTLARTLLALPEDAAIEAADLVWSAGGAPGTEATSNERIAPAATEPGLPPSAAPRATVRDDANAPLPEASTQPQAASLPNGILPSAELPNAALPTAELASAELHHSAAPVAPAGNHEASSHDAANAAGHEKAQPNSAVPDSVAESPASTSGGAVPPNGKLGRGQSTVESIAVELAHHLKNPLVTLKTFVTNAGRLGEDPEKLARFSTLAEESIGRMDATLDELMDFARLQAEEPRSIDVLGCFRAALRDVWAGLDAKKVQLEGPTDEGFRSALPPTHLTFAFRTLARYLEEAVEPRGTLTIEQASESSLEVRFPEAQSQRHLREALLNSDESFPLSLLLVRGALVQGGATFAVERTESELRLLLGFPQP
- a CDS encoding sigma-54 dependent transcriptional regulator; amino-acid sequence: MKEFSTLSESARSEEKTRTRCRVLVIDDEEGIRESLRLLLEDDFDVSVAASGEEGLEAAKLERPDAILLDVVMPGIDGLETLERLHAAYPEVPVIMVTATRTVKTAVEAIKLGAYDYVQKPFEIEELRILLGNATHTAELEREVDALRSEVGRRYHLGNIIGRSEGMQSVFKKVAQVAPLPTTVLIMGESGTGKELIARALHYQSPRSSRPMTALNCAAIPETLIESELFGHERGAFTGADRQKRGLFESADNGTIFLDEIGELQPALQAKLLRVLESGEFIRVGGQSPISVDVRIIAATNRKLEEAIEDGSFRQDLYYRLNVVAFELPPLRERREDLALLITHFVSNKASDLGVEERQFAPETIERLLRYRWPGNVRELENLIERLLVLSAPGPVSPEELPSSMSQDLPSEAPASRREVLTGEKSLSDAVDEFERGLIQEALHQAEFNQTRAAEVLGTTRRILKYRMDKLAIADRR
- the cofG gene encoding 7,8-didemethyl-8-hydroxy-5-deazariboflavin synthase CofG, with the translated sequence MAQGNPQMQTGAAAAPDWQPISRREAIRALSATGEELEHLLKESRTLRDAGKGRVVTYSPKAFFPVTNLCRDRCAYCTFRRDEDEAGAWTMQPEEIRSWSERAESLGCIEALMCLGDRPEDNSPRYREWLRSEGMASTIEYVGKACDIALEQGLLPHSNPGLMGPEDYALLKPSNVSLGMMLESVSPKLRQKGEVHYYAPDKDPEKRLRVLEDAGEAQVPFTTGILLGIGESLEDRVDSLLAIADTHNRHGHIQEIIIQNFRAKPEIPMAGAAEPDTLDLVRTIVVARLLTGPKMNIQVPPNLSDASSLPPLLESGINDLGGISPLTPDYVNPEAPWPHLGALERACAAEGFELRPRLPIYDEFINRPGFLDKNLAEPVRIHQRAVAQRGSGKGNEGKAT
- the cofH gene encoding 5-amino-6-(D-ribitylamino)uracil--L-tyrosine 4-hydroxyphenyl transferase CofH yields the protein MSSMADQIREVLPEGASVAAHLTASSPMIGRILEKSLSKTRISEEDALALLHTEGDDLKALIATADAIRKEDVGDEVTYVVNRNINFTNVCFVGCQFCAFKRQRWESDAYYHDDETLLGKIQEGIDRGATEICMQGGINAQMKPDTYKRLLIEIKTAFPDLHVHAFSPMEILYGARRAKQTFEEFLGELKDEGLGSIPGTAAEILDDEVREILSYKKVDTQQWIDIVTAAHRLGIPSTSTIMYGHVEKPHHIAAHLALLRRLQDETGGFTEFVPLRFIHDNTLLFQRGLVTPQEHGIADLRMYALSRVFLRGSIDNIQTSWVKLGHDLAAASLAAGVNDFGGTLMEESISREAGADAGEFTPVEEIERLVHEAGRTARQRTTLYGEVPDTLVA